The proteins below come from a single Cylindrospermopsis raciborskii Cr2010 genomic window:
- the era gene encoding GTPase Era has translation MDEEFIIPQAPANFKSGFIGIIGRPNVGKSTLMNQLIGQKIAITSPVAQTTRNRLRGILTREKAQLIFVDTPGIHKPHHPLGEVLVQNAKIAITSVDVVLFVVDGTAVCGGGDRFIVDLLTKCEIPVIMGINKIDQQPAEAEKIDESYRELAQGNGWEIVKFSALENQGILELETLLIGYLETGPLYYPPDLVTDQPERFIMGELIREQILLLTREEVPHSVAIAIDLVEENPTITRVVATINVERDSQKGILIGKGGTMLKSIGTVARQQIQKLIAGKVHLELFVKVQPKWRHSRLRLAELGYRVEE, from the coding sequence ATGGACGAAGAATTTATTATCCCTCAAGCACCCGCTAACTTTAAGTCTGGATTTATTGGCATTATTGGTCGTCCTAATGTGGGTAAGTCAACCTTAATGAACCAGTTAATAGGACAAAAAATAGCTATCACATCACCAGTAGCGCAAACTACTAGAAATCGCTTGAGGGGAATTTTAACTAGGGAGAAAGCCCAGTTGATTTTTGTTGATACCCCCGGGATTCATAAACCCCATCATCCCTTGGGAGAGGTGCTAGTACAAAATGCTAAAATCGCCATTACATCGGTGGATGTGGTGTTGTTTGTGGTAGATGGCACAGCAGTCTGTGGAGGAGGCGATCGCTTTATTGTTGACTTATTAACCAAATGTGAAATTCCCGTTATTATGGGTATTAATAAAATAGATCAACAACCAGCAGAAGCTGAGAAAATAGATGAAAGTTATAGGGAATTAGCTCAAGGGAACGGGTGGGAAATTGTTAAATTTTCAGCCTTAGAGAACCAAGGAATATTAGAATTAGAGACCTTATTAATTGGATATCTGGAAACTGGACCTTTGTATTATCCACCAGATTTAGTCACCGATCAACCAGAAAGATTTATTATGGGGGAATTAATCCGGGAACAGATTTTATTATTGACCCGAGAAGAAGTTCCTCACTCAGTGGCGATCGCCATTGATTTAGTGGAAGAGAACCCAACAATTACCCGTGTTGTGGCCACAATTAATGTAGAAAGGGACTCCCAAAAAGGGATATTAATTGGTAAAGGGGGGACAATGTTAAAATCAATTGGTACTGTGGCCCGTCAACAGATTCAAAAATTGATTGCTGGTAAAGTTCATTTGGAATTATTTGTCAAAGTCCAACCAAAGTGGCGACATTCGCGGTTAAGGTTAGCAGAACTAGGATATAGGGTAGAAGAGTAG
- the rpiA gene encoding ribose-5-phosphate isomerase RpiA produces the protein MSVSADPVKLMKQEVGKAAASLVKSGSIVGLGTGSTTAYTIQFLGDRLKSGELKDIVGIPTSFQSEVLAKHYGVPLTTLDAVDHIDIAIDGADEVDPNKNLIKGGGAAHTREKVVDYLASQFIVVVDSGKLVDHLGSTFAVPVEVIPMAITPVINAIKKLGGNPELRMGVKKAGPVITDQGNMVVDVRFDSIEDPVNLEKTLNNIPGVLENGIFVNCVDLVLIGEVIDGKPSVRQM, from the coding sequence ATGTCCGTATCAGCAGACCCAGTTAAGTTGATGAAGCAAGAAGTCGGTAAAGCCGCCGCATCCCTGGTAAAATCGGGTTCTATTGTCGGTTTAGGTACGGGATCAACTACTGCTTACACTATTCAGTTTTTGGGCGATCGCCTGAAATCCGGTGAGCTTAAGGATATTGTTGGTATACCCACTTCCTTCCAGTCGGAAGTTTTGGCAAAACACTATGGAGTTCCTCTTACTACTTTAGACGCTGTTGACCATATTGACATCGCTATTGATGGTGCTGATGAGGTTGATCCTAATAAAAACTTAATTAAGGGTGGTGGTGCAGCACACACTCGGGAAAAGGTAGTAGACTATTTAGCAAGTCAATTTATTGTTGTGGTTGATAGTGGTAAGTTAGTGGACCATTTGGGTTCTACCTTTGCTGTGCCCGTGGAAGTGATACCTATGGCTATCACCCCTGTAATCAACGCTATTAAGAAACTGGGGGGAAATCCGGAATTACGCATGGGTGTGAAAAAGGCTGGTCCTGTGATTACAGATCAAGGTAATATGGTAGTTGATGTCAGATTTGACTCCATTGAAGATCCAGTGAATTTGGAAAAAACCCTGAATAATATCCCTGGTGTTCTGGAAAATGGCATCTTTGTCAACTGTGTGGATTTGGTATTAATTGGCGAAGTAATTGATGGTAAGCCCTCTGTCCGACAAATGTAG
- a CDS encoding OmpA/MotB family protein, with amino-acid sequence MQIKSNMEQAEIFVFIASFFLIALGFTESNKPQQEAKPHDKPPIIELYETSEYKFDSGRAELKPDFKKYIRRELRPEILRITKEYPIDVIEVIGHTDGQPISGINSPTENNYSNLDYSLEKVNLGKLPVAQLRPGSNTDLGIMRALAVVQELKKSGGEIAKLKFRTYSAGQLLLENGLPADIDKRGNSKRRRIEIRFTKLGKTEKVQ; translated from the coding sequence GTGCAAATCAAAAGTAATATGGAACAAGCGGAGATTTTTGTCTTCATTGCTTCCTTTTTCTTGATCGCTCTTGGATTTACAGAATCTAACAAACCACAGCAGGAAGCTAAACCTCATGATAAACCACCAATCATTGAACTTTATGAAACTTCCGAGTATAAATTTGATTCCGGTCGTGCTGAATTAAAGCCAGATTTCAAGAAGTATATTCGCAGGGAACTGAGACCAGAAATTTTGAGAATCACGAAAGAATATCCCATTGATGTAATTGAAGTAATTGGTCATACTGATGGACAACCAATTAGTGGTATTAACTCACCAACAGAAAATAACTACAGCAATTTAGATTATAGTTTGGAAAAAGTTAATCTTGGCAAATTACCTGTTGCTCAATTACGTCCCGGTTCTAATACTGACTTAGGAATTATGAGAGCTTTGGCTGTTGTTCAAGAACTGAAAAAATCCGGAGGAGAAATTGCTAAACTCAAGTTTAGAACCTACTCCGCAGGACAATTATTATTAGAAAATGGGTTGCCAGCTGACATAGATAAAAGGGGTAATTCCAAAAGAAGAAGAATTGAAATCCGTTTCACAAAGTTGGGTAAAACTGAAAAAGTTCAGTAA
- a CDS encoding vWA domain-containing protein, giving the protein MSQDPFKSSLDHIKTRDKQSLTREPRTYDQLIAKYAKPIRIMGLVDATGSMKPVWDKTLESIQELIRRILEAGRMELSWVAYRDYCDHHRIIEQSDWSSSVEYFKTFMDKISCNGGGDFPEAVEKALEVAIEEFDVSRVILIGDAPPHEDKDYRGQAIELGKLNRPVFSFVVGNHPDTQRTFGEISELSSGVCFNLENHEDIVDLIAVTVIDQIGGQKSLGKYLNSYGSSLSPSVKKFIQQLPPSKN; this is encoded by the coding sequence ATGTCTCAAGATCCTTTTAAAAGTTCTCTGGATCACATCAAGACTAGAGATAAACAGTCACTTACACGGGAACCGAGAACCTATGACCAGCTAATTGCAAAATATGCCAAACCCATACGGATTATGGGTTTGGTAGATGCAACAGGTTCCATGAAACCCGTGTGGGATAAAACCCTGGAGAGCATACAAGAATTAATCCGTCGAATCTTAGAAGCAGGAAGGATGGAGCTATCTTGGGTTGCTTATCGAGATTACTGTGATCATCACAGAATTATTGAGCAGAGTGATTGGAGTAGCTCAGTGGAATACTTCAAAACCTTCATGGACAAAATTAGTTGTAATGGTGGTGGAGATTTCCCAGAAGCAGTGGAAAAAGCATTAGAAGTTGCTATTGAAGAATTTGATGTTTCTAGAGTTATTCTTATTGGGGATGCACCTCCTCATGAGGATAAAGATTATCGAGGTCAAGCAATTGAACTAGGAAAACTAAATAGACCCGTGTTCAGCTTTGTAGTTGGCAATCATCCCGATACACAAAGAACCTTTGGGGAGATTTCCGAGCTTTCTAGTGGGGTTTGTTTTAATCTAGAAAACCACGAAGATATTGTGGACTTAATTGCAGTTACCGTGATAGATCAAATTGGGGGACAAAAATCCTTAGGTAAGTACCTAAATTCCTATGGATCCAGTTTATCTCCCAGCGTGAAAAAATTTATTCAGCAGCTTCCTCCTAGCAAAAATTAG
- a CDS encoding hemolysin family protein, whose amino-acid sequence MSPITVEILIILALILANGIFSMSEMAIVSARKARLQQLANQGSLNAQAALELAEAPNHFLSIVQVGITLINILNGVFGGATIAQRLEKYVELVPFLSDYSQTIAFGVVVLVITYLSLIVGELVPKRLALNNPEKIAAFIAIPMRALASLASPIVYMLSISTETVLQILGIRPSEEPQVTEEEIKILIEQGTEAGTFEAAEQDMVERVFRLGDRPVTFFMTPRPDIVWLDLDDSPEENRQKMSASNYSRYPVCQEGLDNVLGVIPVTDLLSRSLRNEPFDLTIGLRQPVFVPESTRGLKVLELFKQTVTHIALVVDEYGVIQGLVTLNDIMSEIVGDVPAQPGQEEPQAVQREDGSWLVDGMLPVEEFFELFDVEELEMEARGNYQTLGGLVITNLGRIPTAAEHFEWQGMRIEVMDMDGNRVDKVLVVPHTN is encoded by the coding sequence ATGTCTCCCATTACTGTGGAAATTCTCATTATTTTGGCACTGATTTTGGCTAACGGAATATTTTCCATGTCGGAAATGGCTATAGTGTCTGCTCGTAAAGCTAGATTACAGCAATTAGCCAATCAAGGAAGTCTTAATGCCCAGGCTGCTTTAGAGCTAGCAGAAGCTCCTAATCACTTCCTGTCCATTGTTCAAGTGGGAATCACACTGATTAATATTCTAAACGGTGTTTTCGGTGGTGCTACCATTGCTCAAAGATTGGAAAAATATGTTGAGTTAGTACCCTTTTTGTCAGATTATAGTCAGACCATTGCTTTTGGAGTGGTAGTTTTAGTCATTACCTATTTATCCTTAATTGTTGGTGAATTAGTACCAAAACGTTTAGCATTAAATAATCCGGAAAAAATAGCTGCTTTTATAGCTATTCCTATGAGGGCTTTAGCCAGTTTGGCTTCTCCTATAGTATACATGTTGAGTATATCAACAGAGACCGTATTACAAATTTTGGGTATTAGACCTTCGGAGGAACCCCAGGTTACGGAAGAGGAAATCAAGATTTTAATAGAACAAGGTACCGAAGCAGGAACTTTTGAAGCAGCGGAGCAGGATATGGTCGAAAGGGTATTTCGTCTAGGCGATCGCCCGGTGACTTTTTTCATGACTCCTCGTCCGGATATTGTCTGGTTAGACCTGGATGATTCACCGGAGGAAAATCGCCAGAAAATGTCTGCGAGTAATTACTCTCGTTACCCCGTATGTCAAGAGGGACTAGACAATGTTTTAGGGGTAATTCCGGTAACTGATTTACTCTCCAGGAGTTTACGCAATGAACCTTTTGATTTAACCATAGGATTACGTCAACCGGTTTTTGTACCTGAAAGCACCAGAGGTTTAAAGGTTCTGGAGTTATTTAAACAAACTGTCACTCATATTGCTTTAGTTGTGGATGAGTATGGAGTAATTCAAGGCTTAGTGACCCTAAATGACATTATGAGTGAAATTGTGGGTGATGTTCCTGCACAACCGGGACAGGAAGAACCTCAAGCGGTACAAAGGGAAGATGGTTCTTGGTTAGTGGATGGTATGTTACCCGTAGAAGAGTTTTTTGAACTTTTTGACGTGGAAGAATTGGAAATGGAAGCAAGAGGAAACTATCAAACTCTGGGTGGGTTAGTCATCACTAATTTAGGACGTATTCCCACCGCTGCAGAGCATTTTGAATGGCAAGGAATGAGAATTGAAGTTATGGATATGGATGGCAATAGAGTTGATAAGGTTTTAGTCGTTCCTCATACAAATTAG
- the dxs gene encoding 1-deoxy-D-xylulose-5-phosphate synthase → MLLSEITHPNQLHGLSIRQLQEIAKQIRDKHLQTVAASGGHLGPGLGVVELTLGLYQTLDLDRDKVIWDVGHQAYPHKLITGRYHDFHTLRQKDGVAGYLKRCESQFDHFGAGHASTSISAALGMALARDMKGEKFKVAAVIGDGALTGGMALEAINHAGHLPKTNLLVVLNDNEMSISPNVGAIPRYLNKMRLSPPVQFIADNIEEQLKHIPFVGDELERVTEGMKRLAMSKLGAVFEELGFTYMGPVDGHNLEELITTFQQAHQIPGPVLVHVATIKGKGYEVAEKDQVGYHAQNPFNLATGKAIPSNKPKPPAYSKVFSHTLVKLAEQNPKIVGITAAMATGTGLDKLQAKLPHQYIDVGIAEQHAVTLAAGLACEGMRPVAAIYSTFLQRAYDQIIHDVCIQNLPVFFCLDRAGIVGADGPTHQGMYDIAYLRCIPNMVLMAPKDEAELQRMVVTGVEYTSGPIAMRFPRGNGYGVPLMEEGWEPLEIGKGEILCQGDDLLIVGYGTMVNSGMQVAQILREHGIEASVINARFVKPLDIDLIVPLAGKIGRVVTLEEGCLMGGFGSAVAEALLDANVVVPVKRIGIPDELVDHATPEESKVTLGLTSQQIADDILQAFFKKQLVPV, encoded by the coding sequence ATGCTTCTGAGTGAAATCACCCATCCAAACCAGTTACACGGGTTATCTATTCGCCAACTACAGGAAATAGCTAAACAAATTAGGGATAAACACTTACAAACTGTAGCTGCAAGTGGTGGACACCTGGGTCCCGGGTTAGGAGTTGTGGAGTTAACTTTGGGACTCTACCAGACACTAGATTTAGATCGAGATAAGGTAATTTGGGATGTGGGACACCAAGCTTATCCCCATAAGTTAATCACAGGGCGTTACCATGATTTCCATACCCTCAGACAAAAGGACGGGGTTGCTGGTTATCTCAAGCGTTGTGAGAGTCAATTTGACCATTTTGGTGCGGGACACGCTTCCACCAGTATTTCTGCTGCTCTGGGTATGGCTTTAGCTAGGGATATGAAGGGGGAAAAATTCAAGGTAGCTGCTGTAATTGGTGATGGTGCTTTAACAGGAGGTATGGCTCTAGAGGCTATTAATCACGCTGGACACCTACCTAAGACTAATTTATTAGTGGTTCTTAATGACAATGAAATGTCTATCTCTCCTAATGTGGGCGCCATACCTCGTTATCTAAATAAAATGCGTCTCAGTCCTCCAGTACAGTTTATTGCTGATAATATTGAAGAACAACTCAAACATATTCCTTTTGTTGGTGATGAATTAGAACGTGTAACAGAGGGCATGAAGCGATTAGCCATGTCTAAGTTGGGTGCAGTATTTGAAGAATTGGGCTTTACTTACATGGGTCCGGTAGATGGTCACAATTTAGAAGAGCTGATTACTACCTTTCAGCAAGCACATCAAATACCTGGTCCAGTTTTAGTTCATGTTGCGACTATTAAGGGTAAGGGATATGAAGTAGCTGAAAAAGACCAGGTGGGTTATCATGCCCAAAATCCCTTCAATTTAGCTACTGGTAAAGCAATTCCTTCCAATAAGCCTAAACCCCCTGCGTATTCCAAGGTCTTTTCTCATACCTTGGTAAAACTAGCTGAACAAAACCCGAAAATTGTTGGCATTACAGCTGCAATGGCTACGGGTACTGGTTTAGATAAACTACAAGCTAAATTACCCCACCAATATATTGATGTGGGCATTGCGGAACAACATGCTGTTACTCTAGCTGCTGGTTTGGCTTGTGAAGGTATGCGTCCTGTAGCAGCTATTTATTCAACGTTTCTACAACGTGCTTACGATCAAATTATCCATGATGTCTGTATTCAAAACTTACCCGTCTTTTTCTGTTTAGATAGGGCAGGTATTGTAGGAGCTGATGGTCCCACCCACCAAGGTATGTATGATATTGCTTATCTTCGCTGTATTCCCAATATGGTGTTAATGGCCCCCAAGGATGAAGCGGAACTACAAAGAATGGTGGTTACTGGTGTGGAATATACAAGTGGACCTATTGCTATGCGTTTTCCCCGAGGTAATGGTTATGGTGTTCCCCTAATGGAAGAGGGTTGGGAACCTTTAGAAATTGGCAAGGGAGAAATTCTCTGTCAGGGGGATGACCTGTTAATTGTGGGGTATGGTACCATGGTTAATTCAGGAATGCAAGTTGCCCAAATTCTCAGGGAACATGGTATTGAAGCTAGTGTGATTAATGCGCGATTTGTCAAGCCTTTGGATATAGATTTAATTGTACCCCTAGCTGGAAAAATTGGTCGGGTCGTTACCTTGGAGGAAGGTTGTTTAATGGGTGGTTTTGGGTCTGCAGTAGCTGAAGCTTTGCTGGATGCTAATGTGGTTGTACCAGTGAAGAGAATTGGTATACCCGATGAATTAGTTGATCATGCTACTCCGGAGGAGTCTAAGGTTACTTTAGGTTTAACTAGTCAACAAATTGCTGATGATATTTTGCAAGCTTTTTTTAAAAAGCAGTTAGTTCCAGTTTAG
- a CDS encoding J domain-containing protein, with protein MTKIKNLLFKNKPPAEKKERPKVSEYTATKGPESSSEPPSSKPPNKKRVRDPFANARGQNILFTKGVLFEDPQPEINSLQKKVLEILFSVFNLSIKEDDIYVAYFPSRLLYYIEKQDCFSAFRRFLNDIGRTPDEVFKNPKTATFIKDIILGLYEADINCWDTGISTEPLYQHLRETAANVDYNLESFINLLSRIEKLAILIHQLQRIAGQIPFDSFRKFSQTVNSSLKSWHTLSDTTFDQWTNSLNDYKSQFRDYQYFSEVIDQNCFRLRSTMAVIPQEIINVIENLLEEVEQLKQKLKIGSISINEGLGELGTLASEIKGFVDEVLHRNQETNSSRKEDFAYTSNTLSLDEAFRLLNLTRETISMKLLKTARNKCARDYHPDMGGDVNMMKRINEAYEILKDYLENRHT; from the coding sequence TTGACCAAAATTAAAAACTTGCTTTTTAAAAACAAACCGCCTGCAGAAAAAAAAGAACGTCCAAAAGTTAGTGAATATACTGCCACCAAAGGCCCAGAAAGTAGTTCAGAACCTCCATCCTCAAAGCCTCCCAATAAAAAGAGGGTAAGAGATCCATTTGCCAATGCTCGTGGCCAAAATATTCTTTTTACCAAGGGAGTTTTATTTGAGGATCCCCAACCTGAAATAAATTCCTTGCAAAAAAAAGTCCTAGAAATCTTATTTTCTGTATTTAACTTATCGATAAAAGAGGATGACATTTATGTAGCTTACTTTCCCTCCCGTTTACTTTATTATATTGAGAAACAAGATTGTTTTTCAGCCTTCCGACGATTTCTCAATGATATTGGCAGAACACCTGATGAAGTTTTTAAAAACCCTAAAACAGCTACCTTTATTAAAGATATCATACTAGGTCTCTACGAAGCTGATATTAACTGTTGGGATACTGGAATTAGTACCGAGCCTTTATATCAACATTTAAGAGAAACTGCTGCAAATGTTGATTATAATTTGGAGAGTTTTATCAACCTGCTAAGTCGAATAGAGAAATTGGCAATTTTGATTCACCAACTACAAAGAATTGCCGGGCAAATTCCCTTCGACTCATTTAGAAAGTTTTCTCAAACAGTCAACTCAAGTTTAAAATCTTGGCATACTTTGTCAGACACAACTTTCGATCAATGGACAAATTCACTCAATGACTACAAATCACAATTTAGGGACTATCAGTATTTTTCTGAAGTAATTGACCAAAACTGCTTTAGACTCAGAAGTACTATGGCTGTAATACCACAAGAGATAATCAATGTCATTGAGAATTTATTAGAAGAAGTAGAACAACTTAAACAGAAACTGAAAATTGGATCAATTTCCATAAACGAAGGACTAGGTGAACTGGGAACCTTAGCGAGTGAAATCAAGGGGTTTGTTGATGAAGTTTTGCATCGTAACCAAGAAACTAACAGTTCAAGAAAAGAGGATTTTGCATATACAAGCAACACATTATCTCTTGATGAAGCATTCAGGTTACTAAATTTAACTCGTGAAACAATATCAATGAAATTACTCAAAACAGCACGCAACAAATGTGCAAGAGACTACCACCCTGACATGGGTGGGGATGTAAACATGATGAAAAGAATTAATGAAGCTTACGAAATATTAAAAGATTACCTAGAAAATCGACATACTTAA
- a CDS encoding DUF29 domain-containing protein — translation MTLSLYDQDILLWVEDTVAKLKAGNFHDLDIVNLIQEVEALGSSQKRELLSRLIVLIEHLLKRLYVNSPYDYHGWERTIRTQRTELDILISQVPSLKSLWNETFQEAWRRALKNVTNEYKSVNFPSQWNYSWDLATFLNSNFWE, via the coding sequence ATGACATTATCCCTTTATGATCAGGATATTTTACTCTGGGTTGAGGATACGGTTGCTAAACTCAAAGCTGGGAATTTTCACGACTTAGACATTGTCAATCTAATTCAGGAAGTAGAAGCTTTGGGAAGTTCACAAAAAAGAGAATTATTAAGTCGTTTAATTGTCTTAATAGAGCACCTGCTTAAACGACTATATGTTAACTCTCCCTATGATTATCATGGTTGGGAGCGAACAATTAGAACTCAAAGAACAGAGTTAGATATATTAATTAGTCAAGTACCAAGTCTTAAGTCCTTATGGAATGAGACCTTTCAGGAAGCTTGGCGACGTGCCCTGAAAAATGTAACCAATGAGTATAAATCCGTCAATTTTCCCAGCCAATGGAATTATTCATGGGACTTAGCAACATTTCTAAACTCTAATTTCTGGGAGTAA
- a CDS encoding aldo/keto reductase, whose translation MLYRRFGRTNLQMPVFSCGGMRYQFNWQDVPLQEIPVDSQQNLANIIHRAVDLGINHLETARFYGTSEMQLGQVLPNLDREKLIVQTKVTPCSDPQEFRQIFDKSLAYLELDYVDLLGLHGINNQELLDYSIGGCLQVAKELQAQGKVRFIGFSTHAPLEIILQAVNSNKFDYINLHWYYINQWNWPAIEAANRLDMGVFIISPANKGGILYQPSPKLVELCQPLSPMVFNDLFCLSHSQVHTLSIGAAQPSDFDEHLKTLELLDRADEILPPIIAKLEKAAIDTLGEDWVKTWDTNLPVWENTPGNINIKLILWLLNLALAYDMVEYGKMRYNLLGNADHWFPGNRADKLEELDLQECLGNSPHREKIPLMLSKAHTIFKGEEVKRLSQS comes from the coding sequence ATGCTATATAGAAGATTCGGTCGCACTAACTTACAAATGCCTGTATTTTCCTGCGGGGGAATGCGTTATCAGTTTAATTGGCAAGATGTTCCTCTCCAGGAAATACCTGTGGATAGTCAACAGAATCTAGCCAATATTATTCATCGAGCTGTTGATTTGGGCATCAATCACCTAGAAACTGCCCGATTTTATGGCACTTCTGAAATGCAATTGGGGCAAGTTTTACCCAATTTGGACAGAGAAAAGTTAATAGTCCAAACCAAAGTAACTCCCTGTTCCGATCCCCAAGAATTTCGCCAAATCTTTGACAAATCCCTGGCCTATCTAGAGTTAGACTATGTTGATTTATTGGGGTTGCATGGAATCAACAACCAAGAACTTTTAGACTATAGCATTGGTGGTTGCTTACAGGTAGCTAAAGAATTACAAGCTCAAGGTAAAGTGAGATTTATTGGGTTTTCTACCCACGCACCTCTGGAAATAATTTTACAAGCAGTTAACAGTAATAAATTCGACTATATCAATCTCCATTGGTACTATATAAATCAATGGAATTGGCCGGCCATAGAAGCTGCTAATAGGTTAGATATGGGTGTGTTTATTATCAGCCCTGCTAATAAAGGAGGTATTTTATATCAACCTTCTCCAAAATTGGTTGAACTTTGTCAACCATTAAGTCCCATGGTCTTTAATGATTTGTTTTGTTTGAGCCATTCTCAAGTTCATACTCTCAGCATCGGAGCAGCACAGCCAAGTGATTTTGATGAACATTTAAAAACCTTAGAATTGTTAGACAGAGCTGATGAAATTTTACCACCAATTATTGCCAAATTAGAAAAAGCAGCCATAGACACCTTGGGTGAAGATTGGGTAAAAACCTGGGATACCAATTTACCAGTTTGGGAAAATACCCCAGGTAATATTAACATTAAATTGATTCTCTGGTTGTTAAATTTAGCCCTGGCCTATGATATGGTAGAATACGGAAAAATGCGCTATAACCTATTAGGCAATGCTGACCATTGGTTCCCAGGAAACAGAGCTGACAAATTAGAAGAATTGGATTTGCAAGAATGTTTAGGTAATAGTCCCCACCGGGAAAAAATTCCCCTAATGTTATCTAAAGCTCATACCATATTTAAGGGTGAAGAGGTAAAACGATTATCTCAAAGTTAA